A genomic segment from Bacillus cereus G9842 encodes:
- a CDS encoding isocitrate lyase/PEP mutase family protein: MFKLEFKEKIKLFRTLHDQNNPLMLPNAWDASSAKIFERNDFQAIGTTSAGIAATLGYPDGEKIPLELMLNSISNISKNTKLPVSADIEGGYAANIFDLRKILNELEKFEVVGINIEDGRGTYLREINEQKVILDFIKAYSPHLFINARIDSFWLDIGDLKDRIKDVIVRAEEYKKSGADCIFIPGVKDIETIKVLRENIELPINLLQSENLNSMQNIKTLKIERVSLGSSAFRNILTNLDKISSTFKQGKLLHSNGNLTYQDLNLLMD, translated from the coding sequence GTGTTTAAATTGGAATTTAAAGAGAAAATTAAGTTATTTCGAACGTTACATGATCAAAACAATCCATTAATGCTTCCAAATGCATGGGATGCATCAAGTGCTAAGATTTTTGAGAGAAACGATTTTCAAGCGATTGGGACTACTAGTGCTGGTATCGCAGCAACCTTAGGTTATCCAGATGGCGAGAAGATTCCTTTAGAGTTAATGTTAAATTCCATTAGTAATATCTCGAAAAATACCAAACTTCCTGTTTCAGCTGATATTGAAGGAGGATATGCCGCTAATATTTTTGATTTACGAAAAATATTAAATGAGTTAGAAAAATTTGAAGTGGTAGGTATAAATATAGAGGATGGGAGAGGTACGTATTTAAGAGAAATTAATGAGCAAAAGGTCATTTTAGACTTTATTAAAGCTTATTCGCCTCATCTTTTCATAAATGCAAGAATTGATAGTTTTTGGCTAGATATTGGCGATTTAAAAGATCGTATTAAGGATGTAATCGTTCGTGCAGAAGAATATAAAAAATCCGGAGCAGATTGTATTTTTATTCCTGGAGTTAAGGATATTGAGACAATAAAAGTACTTAGAGAAAATATAGAGTTACCTATAAATTTGCTTCAAAGTGAAAACTTAAATTCCATGCAAAACATAAAGACATTAAAAATTGAGAGAGTGAGTCTTGGATCTTCAGCTTTTAGGAATATTCTAACAAACCTTGATAAGATAAG
- the purB gene encoding adenylosuccinate lyase: MNSTPIDSEIFKDQFGTKQMRTNFSDENLIQLWLNSEVALAKAEAKLGIIPQNAATNIANAADQNKLDFNKIREGMKKTGHPFVAFLHEFESLCDEESRKYIHWGATTQDIIDTGLTLQIKGAHELIYNQTQEILKICLRLSQQYKSTVMPGRTLGQHALPITFGYKISIWSDELGRHLERLQQGADRYLVGQLGGAVGTLASLGAQGLAVRKEYVKNLNLIEPLVSWHTSRDRFAEFSMILNMIGATTAKVAEEIISLQGTEIREVEEGYHSGKVGSSTMPHKRNPMTCSYIVGLTKIVNRKSTLAIDSMIQKHERDVTFWQSEWSYISEICITLSGALEQLKNVLTNLIVNEEQMKKNLFLTKGLIVSENVMLELGKIIGRTTAHDLLYELTMRAFEEDKDLKDILLEDNEIKKYFSDEEINSLTNPESYTGLSEKFVDDVYNKWLSYT; encoded by the coding sequence ATGAATTCGACACCAATTGATTCTGAAATCTTTAAGGACCAGTTTGGTACAAAACAAATGAGAACAAATTTTTCAGACGAGAATTTAATACAATTGTGGCTTAATTCAGAAGTTGCCTTAGCAAAAGCTGAAGCTAAATTAGGTATTATACCTCAAAATGCAGCGACTAATATTGCAAATGCAGCTGACCAAAATAAACTTGATTTTAATAAGATTAGAGAAGGAATGAAAAAAACTGGACACCCCTTTGTAGCATTCCTACATGAGTTCGAGAGTTTATGTGATGAAGAATCACGTAAGTACATTCATTGGGGAGCAACAACACAAGATATAATTGACACGGGACTTACCCTGCAAATTAAAGGTGCTCATGAACTTATTTATAATCAAACTCAAGAAATATTAAAGATATGTTTGAGATTAAGCCAGCAATATAAGTCAACAGTAATGCCAGGCAGAACGTTAGGTCAGCATGCCTTACCGATTACTTTTGGATATAAGATATCTATATGGTCAGATGAACTTGGTCGTCACTTAGAAAGGTTACAACAAGGTGCAGACCGATATTTAGTGGGGCAACTGGGAGGTGCAGTTGGTACTTTAGCTTCATTAGGAGCGCAAGGGTTAGCTGTTAGAAAAGAGTATGTAAAAAATTTAAACCTAATTGAACCCTTAGTATCTTGGCACACGTCTAGAGACCGATTTGCAGAATTTAGCATGATTTTAAATATGATTGGAGCAACTACAGCTAAAGTTGCAGAAGAAATAATAAGCCTTCAAGGAACAGAGATTAGAGAAGTAGAAGAGGGGTACCATTCTGGTAAAGTAGGAAGTAGCACTATGCCGCATAAAAGAAATCCTATGACTTGCTCTTATATTGTGGGATTAACTAAAATAGTCAATAGAAAATCAACTTTAGCTATTGACAGTATGATTCAGAAACACGAAAGAGATGTTACATTTTGGCAATCTGAATGGTCTTATATTTCGGAAATTTGCATAACTTTAAGCGGCGCATTAGAACAACTTAAAAATGTCTTAACAAACTTAATAGTAAATGAAGAACAAATGAAAAAGAATCTTTTTCTTACCAAAGGTTTAATAGTATCTGAGAACGTAATGTTAGAATTGGGGAAGATAATTGGTAGAACTACTGCCCATGATTTATTGTACGAATTAACAATGAGAGCTTTTGAAGAAGACAAAGATTTAAAAGATATTTTATTAGAAGACAATGAAATTAAGAAGTATTTTAGCGATGAAGAGATAAATTCCCTTACTAATCCAGAATCATACACAGGGTTGAGTGAAAAGTTTGTTGATGATGTTTATAACAAGTGGTTGAGTTATACATAA
- a CDS encoding FAD/NAD(P)-binding protein: MKIAIVGLGPRGISVFERIVSNILSELKSESYEIYLVDPHPPGGAVWRTDQSPQLLMNTVASQITLFTDDSVQCRGPIVNGPSLLEWANELRDKIDTLDMPTVITEEIYSLEPNSYPTRALYGYYLKDSFNTILEELPSNIKINLIQDTLINLYPNNEDYTLFLNKSLTPIKAEKVIFTTGHSDQKLTSAEEHFFEFANSNNLNYFPPSNPADVNLDSIEPKTPVIIRGLGLNFFDYMSLLTSGRDGKFEEINDKLNYIPSGKEPLLIAGSRRGLPYHSRGQNQKGSSERHIPLFLKNEVIEQLKHKNNLSFKKEIWPFVKLEVESIYYTTLIRNLYGIEKSCQFLYEFVNCAIEYHKDLLINFGVKSELFFDWHKISCPYGDKKFNSITDFHNWLDTYLHNDINEANLGNKNSPLKAALDVLRDIRNEIRILVDHGGINAESYKEELRNWYTPLNAFLSIGPPVQRIKELRALIRAGILVLVGPEATVATSPINKDFKISSNRVKDSIFHAKNLIDARLPSVNINQSKNILISNMLKAGLASEFKIATNNNYIFESGGLAVTPPPNRLIDKNGKVNPNLYSFGIPTEGVHWVTAAGARPGVNSVTLLESDSIARDVLGCNITINNVYKQTIS, from the coding sequence ATGAAAATTGCGATAGTAGGTTTAGGACCAAGAGGTATATCAGTATTTGAAAGAATAGTCTCTAATATTTTATCTGAATTAAAATCAGAATCTTATGAAATTTACTTGGTTGATCCACATCCTCCAGGTGGAGCTGTATGGAGAACAGACCAGTCACCTCAACTTTTAATGAATACAGTGGCTTCGCAAATAACTTTATTTACTGATGATAGCGTCCAGTGTCGGGGTCCTATCGTTAATGGGCCTAGTCTATTAGAATGGGCAAATGAATTAAGGGATAAAATTGACACTTTGGATATGCCCACCGTTATTACAGAAGAAATTTATTCCTTAGAACCTAACTCTTACCCTACAAGAGCTCTATACGGCTATTATCTTAAAGATTCATTTAATACTATTCTTGAAGAATTACCCTCAAATATTAAGATTAACTTAATTCAAGACACATTAATTAATCTCTATCCGAACAATGAAGATTATACTTTATTTCTTAATAAGTCTTTAACACCAATTAAAGCTGAAAAGGTTATCTTTACAACTGGGCACTCAGATCAGAAATTAACTTCAGCTGAAGAACATTTCTTTGAGTTTGCTAATAGTAACAACCTAAATTACTTCCCACCATCCAATCCAGCAGATGTTAATTTAGATTCAATAGAACCTAAAACTCCCGTAATAATAAGGGGATTAGGCCTTAATTTTTTTGATTACATGTCACTTTTAACAAGTGGGAGAGATGGAAAGTTTGAAGAAATTAATGACAAATTAAATTACATTCCCTCTGGTAAAGAACCTTTATTAATTGCAGGTTCTAGGCGAGGCTTACCTTATCACTCTAGGGGACAAAATCAAAAAGGTTCTTCAGAAAGACATATCCCACTATTTCTAAAAAATGAAGTTATCGAGCAGTTAAAACATAAAAATAACCTAAGCTTTAAAAAAGAGATATGGCCTTTCGTAAAATTGGAAGTTGAAAGTATCTATTATACAACTTTAATTCGCAATCTCTATGGAATAGAAAAATCTTGTCAGTTCCTTTACGAGTTTGTTAATTGTGCCATAGAATACCATAAGGATCTTTTAATCAACTTTGGAGTAAAATCAGAACTATTTTTTGATTGGCACAAAATTAGTTGTCCTTATGGTGATAAAAAATTTAATTCAATAACAGACTTTCATAATTGGTTAGATACTTACTTACATAATGATATTAACGAAGCAAACCTGGGTAATAAAAACAGTCCACTAAAAGCCGCATTAGATGTTTTAAGGGATATCCGAAACGAAATAAGAATACTTGTTGATCATGGAGGAATAAATGCTGAATCTTATAAAGAAGAGTTACGCAATTGGTATACACCTTTAAACGCATTTCTTTCAATTGGCCCTCCTGTTCAAAGAATCAAAGAATTGAGGGCATTAATAAGAGCCGGAATTTTAGTTTTAGTTGGACCTGAAGCAACTGTAGCTACTTCACCTATAAATAAAGATTTTAAAATTAGCTCTAACCGTGTTAAGGATTCGATATTTCATGCAAAGAACCTAATTGATGCTAGACTACCCTCAGTTAATATAAATCAAAGTAAAAATATTTTAATCTCAAATATGTTAAAAGCAGGTCTAGCCTCAGAATTTAAGATTGCAACGAACAATAATTATATTTTTGAAAGTGGAGGTTTAGCAGTGACTCCCCCCCCAAATAGATTAATAGATAAAAACGGTAAAGTTAATCCTAATTTATACTCCTTTGGAATTCCAACAGAAGGCGTTCATTGGGTAACTGCTGCGGGAGCGCGACCAGGGGTTAATTCTGTAACACTCCTTGAATCCGATTCAATTGCAAGAGATGTTCTAGGCTGCAATATTACAATTAATAATGTGTATAAGCAGACCATTAGCTGA